The sequence AAAAAAGGCGAAGGTGCTGATTTTTACCGTATCGCCGATCGCCGCGCAGCCAGAAATACGGCAGCTATTTATGAAAAGGGAATGACGTTACGCGACTTATTTAATACTGACTTTGTGAAATCCCTCAGTGAAGATGTGCCTGCTTTTTATGGAGAGCTTGAGGAAATCGCATTAGTCAATTCCATTAACGCCCGGAACGGATTTTCCTTAAGGACCATTTTTGATGAAGGCGGATGCTGCTACATCATTGGCTCGATGCGTAACCAGAAAATCATCTCGGCTCAGCGCATGATTTTAACCCGTCTGATTCAGATAGCCGAAACACGAGACCGGATAAAAGGCAAACCTCGTCCGATAGCTATTTTCCTTGATGAACTTAAGTATCACCTTTCCCGCCCTGCACTTGAGGGGCTTGGTGCGGCAAGGGACAAAGGTGTGCATATCATCATGGCCCACCAGTCGGTAAAAGATTTATATGACTGTCCGGCAGATCTGGAGGGAGATGCCGTAGCCGGTTCGGTGATTGAGAACTGCAAGTTTATGCTGGTTTATCGACTTCGCGATCCGGACACTGCTGACTGGGTGGCAAGGATGACCGGTTCTATTCTGGTAGACGATGAAATGAGGAAAGTGAAAACGGATATCTCCCTGACGGAGAAGATGGAAACGGACAGGATGATCCGTCAGGCTGAACGATATTATATAGACAGCAACATGTTGCTTAACCTCCCCCAATTTGTTGGTTTTGTTTTCACCCAGAATGATCTGGCGAAGGCAACCAAACTATTCCATATACCCGCGAAAAAGCAATATATCGACCTGCTTTCGTTTGAACATAAACAAAACCTGAATACCGAAAAAGAAAGCCAGAGCCACAAACCCTCCATTAACCTGTGAGGCTATCAATGCTTATTCATAACGTTGCTGAAAGAAATGAAGCCACAAAACGGAGAGTGCGGGCATTGCTGTATTTTCTCAAGGAGGAAACGTTCTCTGATTTCCAGACCTTAAAAAGAGTTGTCGGCTATAAAGGGAAACATAACCATGCGATGTATAAACTGCTCAATAAAGCGGTTGCGATGGGCTTCCTGAATAAACATGAATACCCGGTATTGACTGGGAGAAAATCATTGTGGGGGATCACCATGCAGGGACTGGCAATGGTGGTTAGTGCTAATGACAAGGTTTTCCCTGCCTATTTTGAGCCGGGCAAACTCAAAAACTCGACGCTGGAACATCGCCTGTTAAATCAGCGGGTCAGGATCGCCCTGGAGGAAAAAGGCGGCACAGGCTGGCTTAATGGCGACCGGGGAGAGTTTATAGCGCGGTACCCAGGTATCCGGCACCGACCGGACGGCATTATTACCTTAAGCAGCGGTGCCATCGTTGCAGTGGAAACAGAGCGCTCAATGAAAACCCGCGCCCGCTACATCAGCATTATTAACAGCCATCTTGCCGCCAGCGACGCCGGACGCTGGCACTATGCGATGTATGTTATGCCGGATGATAAAACCAAAGAATCACTGGTCAGGCTGTTTGACAGCATCAGGACGGTGATGAGAAACAGTGTTCCCGTTTCGTTTGACGCGAAGAACCGCGAGATGTTTCTCTTCCGCACCCTTGATGAACTGGAAAATAGTGTCAGTGATAAGCAGGAGTCCCCCTCTTCATCAGTTGCTGACGATGACGGGAGGGAACGCCATGCATGACATTTTGACTCATGGCGACTGCCTAGACGTACTCGGCGACATGCCGGGCAATTCTGTGGACAGCATTGTGACCGACCCGCCATATGGTATTAAATTCATGGGTAAGACATGGGACTATGATGTTCCTTCACCGGCCATCTGGAAAGAATGTCTGCGCGTACTCAAACCCGGTGGTCAGTTGCTGTCGTTCGCGGGCTCTCGCACTCAACACCGAATGGCAGCGCGTATTGAGGATGCGGGCTTTGAAATACGTGACATGATTGTATTTCTCTACGAGACCAGCAATGCTGCTCAGGCCCTCATTGAAAGTTTGTCGCCGGACCAGCTCAAATTGCTGGACGCAGCATTTGGACGTGATGGAATGCTGGGCTGGGTATACGGATCGGGGTTTCCTAAATCTCACCACGCGTTAAAACCGGCACTGGAACCGATTACCCTTGCCCGTAAGCCATGCAAGGGGTCCTTAGCATCCAATGTAGGCGTATATGGTACCGGCGCTCTGAACATCAGCGAATGCAGGATCGCTCTGGCAGAAGGAGAACCACCCTATGATTATCCAAATGGACCGGGTGGCTCTGAGCCCAACCATATGTGGCGAGGCAGAAGTAAAGGTGATGGAAGTATCGCCAGACAAGGAAATCCTGATGGTCGCTGGCCTGCCAATGTCATCCATGATGGCAGTGATGCAGTACTTGCGATGTTCCCGTATACCCCTCAGCAGGTGGAAATTAATAGCGCCAGTCGGTTCTTTTATTGTGCGAAAGCCAGCAAAAAGGACCGCGATGAGGGTAACAATCATATGTGTGTAAAGCCCAGCGAGCTGATGCGTTACCTCTGCCGCCTGGTTACGCCCCCGGGCGGCACTGTACTTGATCCCTTTATGGGAAGTGGAAGCACCGGCAAAGCTGCAGCGATGGAAGGATTCAGTTTCGTCGGCATTGAGCGCGAAGCGGATTATGTGGAAATTGCTCGCAGGCGTATTGCGGCAGCACGGAGTACCACGACTCATTCAGGTGATGCAGGAAAGCACATTGATAATTGAAGTCGGGTAAAATGCCTCTAAAAATGTTAGCTAAGATTTGAGCTAACATTTTTATGGCTCAAGGCCATAACCTAATCTGACAGGCAGCTTTGTGCCAGAAGCAGACATAGATAACATTGAGATATGTTAATTTATGGGACAGGTCTATATTTTTATGAAGGAGTGGTTAAGTTGACGAATACTAAAAATATATGGACGCAGTAAATACATCGCCGTGGATGATGCAGTTAGTCTTCCCTGCCGGTGGGGTGTTCTGCTCATAGCGGAAAATAGGCTGGCTGTACGGGTGATCTTGCCGTCAGCCATCAGACCCTAGCCGTCAGGCCCGAACCCCGGAGGGATTCGGCGGAGCTTACCGGCAGAGCCGGTTAGCGCAGTGGGGCTCGACGACCCGGCAGCGCCGGGGAGCAGGAGGGGGCTATTAGGCTGATGCTTCTCATTTTCCCTGAGCGTATATATGAGAAACTAGAAAAATCTCTTTTAATAAAGATACAATAATGTATGAGTCAACTTATTTTAGTCTTAACAAAAAATAAAACTCACATCAATTTATTTAACATTCTTTAAGAAAAAATGTTGTGTAAAAAGTAAAAAACGCAGATGATTTCGTTGCTACGTGAACTAATGAGGATTATAAATGGCTGCCATTGCAACTTACTTACCTGAATCGCAAATCATTACATTAACAAAGGATTTTCCAGCACTAGAAGACCCTCAGAACCCAATCGGATTTACAAACCCTACTCAATTTGCTTTCTTTTTCCATGAGTGGATTCATTTTCTTCATAATATTTCAACTATACATGGCTTTTCTGTTTTTTGTTCACAATTGATATTATGGAATAACTTCCGCTGGACAATGGAAAATAAAGACACTTCTCTCGGATCAAGTCATATTAATCCAGATCTAATCGAAAATAACAAAAATCATTTCAGCTTTATCATTTCAAACAGAAAAAGAAACCTATGTACGTTACCTGATTATGCTAAAAATAAAGACATACTCTTCGATGCGCATGAAATAGAACCCTTAAAGTATGCTGATGGTCAGGTTACCTGCACCTCATTAATTAAATGCAAAGTGACCTTTAATGACAATAGTTATGATCTTCATATAGGCCTGCTTGAGATTCTTGAATCTGTAGCTTACATGCTAGAGTCAAAATGTGCACAGGAAATGAATTCTACCCCACAAGAATCTCCATTTTATCCTTATCATACAGTAAATGGATTTGCAAAAAAGGTTGCATCATCATTAACGGATGATGATTTAATTTGCTGTATGTTAGCATCCTTACAATCAAATGACTCACCACGAGTCTTGATGAATCTTTTAATAGAAATGGAATCCTTAGAAGCTGATTGCAGGTATGAAAAATTAGTTTCGCATGTAAAAAAGCAGTTAAATGAATTAGCGGAAACAACAGATTCTTCTATTAATCAAATCATTAACCTTTTCCCTATTAACGAACCTATGGGGAACTTTATTAAACTAACACTTAGACGAATAAAAAATAATTTAAGCTTCAGGATCGAAGATCCATTCCTTGAGCTAAATATAATAAAAAATATCTCAAAAAAACCATTAGAAATGAATGGTTTTATTCGCAAGTTTGGCGGTTGCACCATAATCCAAAAAAGAAATAACGACCCAGAAATTCCAGAGTGTGATGTTATGTACGATTTTGAACTGCCAGAAAATGATGAATCAACTCTTTTTGGCTCAAAAAAATTGCACGCTTGTTTTCATTTTATTTTACTACATTATAGACCCTCTGGTGAAATAGTAAAAACAGAAAACTTAACAAACTCGTCGAGAAGTAGATGCCCTTTTTATACTGTTTGCGGTGCATCTTTGCGTGTTTCCAATAGCGAAATTTGCAACTCAAAACCATGGAAATCAATGTCCTGCGCTTCCAATCAGGGATGTTATTATGCAGCTGCGATGATAGCCACTAACCCTCCTAGCAATTCTAATTAAACCTCAATCTATAAAATATATAATGGCTCCATTTAGTTTCTTAAATAGCCCTAACAAATTTCAAGTCAGCTGTTAGAGGAGCCCTGCCCTTTGCCATCAGACCCTAGCCGTCAGTCCCGAACTCCGAAGGGATTAGGCGGAGCTTACCGGCAGAGCCGGTTAGCTCAGTAGGGCTGACGACCCGGCAGCGCCGGGGAGCCGGAGGGGGCCATACGCTGATGTCCGCTTCGTGCTGTGAGTTCAACTGATGGACGCAACACACTTATTGAACCGTTCTGCGGGTGATTCATAGTCTAGCGTTTTTCTCGGTCTTTCGTTGAGCTGTCTGGCAACGCTGTTCAGTCTCTGCTGACTGTGAACCGATAAGTCAGTTCCCTTTGGAAAATATTGTCTGAGCAACCTGTTCGTATTTTCATTTGAGCCACGTTGCCAGGGAGATTGAGGATCACAGAAGTAAATCTGGATGTCTGTTGCTACAGTAAACCGGGTGTGGCTGGTCATTTCAGCTCCCCGATCCCAGGTTAATGTTTTATAAAGCTCAACAGGCAATTCCCGGGCTTGTCTGATGAGTGCAGATATAACCGTTATGGTCTTGTTGTCCCTGATTTTGGTCAACATAACAAAGCGGGAATGGCGTTCTACAAGGGTGACGATATAGGAGTTTTTCGAGCCCTGGATCAGATCACCTTCCCAGTGACCAGGTATGGCTCTGTCTGCGGCTTCCGGTGGCCTTTCGCTGATAGGTATCGCATTCGGGATTTTCCCTAATCCTTTCCCTTTAAGTGATGACGTTCGGGATCTACGAACCGCTCTTCCGCTTCTGAGGCATTGCTGCAGCTCTTTTTTTAATGCCCCCCGGGTTTGTATAAAAAGCGTTTTATAAATCGTTTCGTGTGACACATGCATTTCCTGATTATCCGGATAACAGCGTTTCAGCCAACCGGCGATCTGTTCCGGCGACCAGTCCTGATGCATCTTCTCTGCAATGATTTTACACAATGTGGGGCTTTCAATTAGCTTGCAAGGTTTTGGTCTCAGAGCATTTTCCCACGCAGCAGTATCGGCTTTTGCTGCACGGTATTGCCTGGCACCTCCATGCCTCCTGACCTCGCGGCTAATTGTTGAGGGTGCTCTTGATAATTTGGCAGCGATGTCCCTGATACTGAGTTTTGCTACCAGTCCTCTGGATATCTCCTCTCTTTCATCAAGCGTAAGCGCTAATCGATGCCGCTTTCGCACGGGAGGACGGTAGCCACCTGTCTGATGGATAGTGGGCATAATAGAAGAATGGTATCTGTCGAACATTCTGGCGATATCATGCAGAGAATCACCTTGCTTGTATCTGTCCCAGATAATCGCCTTTTGTTCTGGCGTGTAGTAAATGCGAGTTCTTCGTTTCATGGCAACGTCCCCCTTGATCAAGGATAGCGTTGCACCGACCCGTTGAACTCACAGCCATATGCGGACATTGTCCATTACACTAATGTGTCCTAATTAGTAGTTTGCCATAGTGGACATGATTTATATTTACTTTCCCGGATCTTTGGCTGCAATTCATTAATTGATTCGAATTTCTCGTTGATTTTCAAGTCTATCAATTTGAAAATTATGGAGCGGCTAAATGTTAACGCCTTTTTCAACTCATTTTCTCCAAGATTATTAGACCCAGCATGGACTACTTTAGATCTTAATCCATATAGTTCTTTGACGTAATCTTCAATTTCTAAGCATTCATCTACTGATTCCCCACTTATATAAGCACATTGTTCAGCCATGCTAGCTACTATAGAGGCAGTAATAACACTATTTTCATTAACTTTGAAAAGTGCTTCAAGCGCAATTACGACTTTCAGTAAGGCACTTGATCTGTTTTTATCGCGATAAGCTTCGCCAATCCATTCAACTGCTCTGGAGAGTTTCCTTTCAAGTTGGGTGCCCGGAGATAAAACGACATTAAAAAAATTCGTCATCAAGCTTTCTTTTTTTTCTGGAAAATAATCAGCCAGATCACTCAGATCAATTATTTGATCTTGTTCACGCTTATTTCCAGCCCTTCCAAAAATTGAGCCTTCCGTATAAATAATCGATGGTTCGGTAGGAGAAAACTCATACATAAAAGCACCTATAGAAAACTCTTTACCTTTCTTCGCCAACAAGAAAGCAAATGACAACTCTAGTGTGTTGAAAAAAGTGTCTGCAATTTCTGAAGCTTTATAGGAATCTAATGATTTCACACATAATTGAACAACAGTTTTTGTAGATTGCTGTTTACTAAAGAAAGTATCTGAGAATGGAAGTTTGATATGGCTTGCATGGCGAGGAATCTCATAAAAACAAAATGGCCCTAGATTAACAGGGTGAGACCCATTTTTTATATTTCCACCAAATACTTGTTTAACAACCCTATGTTCTCTTTGCTTAACTAAACTACTAATGAGGTTTTTGAAATATTTAACACGAACATCCACATCATCATCCGGGTGATCACTACAATCAAATAAGGTTCTTTCAATATAATATCTAAAATATATCTTTGAAATAAATTGTCCATCATTGGTTTTTGATAAATCATCTAATCCTTTTTCAAAAGATTCATTGTCAGTGATTATAATGACGTTACCAATAAATCCATCGTCAGAAAATATTCTTTTTTCGACTGTGGTTTTATTTAATGTACATGATTTAAAAATTCGACTGGAAATATCTTTGCTATAACTCATCCTGAATCCTAATGTGATGGTGTAAACTAATACAGTCAATGCTTATCATGATACTATATCTCTATTGAAACAATAAATGGGGATTAGATAAAATTCAATAAGTTAACACTTCATCAGTTATGTCCGCTCCTCGCTCACAGCGGACCTTCAGCTCGGTTAACAGTTCGCTTCGTGCCAGAAGCGGACTGTTCAGCAACATATTGCTGAAAGAATCTAACATGTATAGAGATAATCTAAGATCGTTAACAGATTAACAAAGACAAGCAGAGACCTGCCGGTCCCGGCCTGAAAGAGGCTAAATCGCTAATCGTCATCCTCTAGGTCGGGTGCGATAACGACGGCGAATTTTCCATCCTCACGCTCCTCGAAACTCCTAATGATGCGTACAGCCTGCAGATGCTCGAGAATTGATATCACGCGTTCTCTGTTTACTACAGAGATTGTCGCCTGGGTTCTATTGATGAATATATGTCTCAATTCATCTTCGCCCAGCTGATGGCAAAGCTCGGCCAGTTGATGTTTATTCAGGCCTGTCACAATAAATCGCGTAAACAGCATGACCTTGAATTCTGCATGACTGGTGCTATTAAATACCCGCAGCAGGACATCATTAGGGAAATTGAGATCGGCGATATCAGACGCAATGAAATAATCAATAAATTGCGACACCAGATCCGCTCTCTCTTGCACAGTAAAGCGCGCGTAGACCATGACTTTTGTGAGCATGGCTGTAAAGAAGCGCGCGTCTTTTTCTTTTCTTAGATAGAACTCGGGCTGCGCCAAAAATTCACTTTTATACTGGCTGAACCAATAGACAAAGGCATCACTGATTTTCTCATCCAGATCCGCGTATTGAGCCGCAATTTTTTCATACACATCCGCGTCGAGAGGCAGCTTCTGCATGGCTACCAAGGTGCAGAAATGACGCGCGCTAAGCCGTTCATCAATGTCCCACATGTTAATCTCAAGCGGAGTAACCAGACTCTGATAAGCCTGCTCTTCCAGGTCATCGTTGCAGATAATTTTCATATAGAGCAGGTCATAGCGGTCGCCATCATAAACTTCTGGGGATGATTGACCCAATGTAGCCGCATGCTTGGTCACATACGCCGTCAGTATCGCCATGTTGCAGCCTTCACAGATATAGTCCATCAGCGCCCCCCATCCCGGCACGACGCGGTCATAACGGTAAAACAGGTCGTGATAGGAGAGCGTTAGCAGGTCTTCGGTAAATTCTGCTTTAGTGGATATCCCGCACAGGTCGGCAAACGAGAAGCTCATTTTTCTGACGATATCGCCTTTGCAATCGTCGCTTAGGGAGGTGTGGGTCAGCACGTAGCGGATACAGTCGGCATCCTCAGCGGAGGAGATAAACACATCTCTGACGAATATATCGATGTTTTGACTGAAGTAATCAGAAACCGTACCGAGTTTATGCTCATAGGCGAGCGTCCAGGGTTTCCTTTCCGCCTCTTCAGGCGTTATGTTGTCAATAAGACATGAAACGGCAATGCCAACATTGTGTCGAGTTAACTGATAAAGGCTGTTTTGCGCAATAAACTGCAGGCAATTCCGCTCCGTTGGCGTTATTGGTTCGAACAGCCCGTCATAGCATGCATCCGCCTGTTGTACATGACGCATGAACGCTTCCTGATTTTCTTCGGTGAGCTGAGATATGATGCGGCACCCCAGCGAATGAATAAGCTGGCGGTATTGCAGTTTATCTAGCGCATGTTCAGGCGATACGCAGGCTATCACGCTGATAGCAATATCGTTGGTGAATTTTTCATCCGGCTGGCCCGCGAGAACGGCAACCATTCTGTCAAGATAACCATTTTTTTGCAGCGCGGTAACGATTAACTTATCGACGGTTTCGGGTTTGCCAAATCGTGTATAAAGCTCAGAGAAAACAGCAAGGATGTGTTCATCAGACTGGCTGAATAGCGAAGCGAACATGCCCGCCAGATGCTCGTCCGCGTTATCAATCAGATGAGTCACCAATTGATGATGAAGCGCGCCATCGGCATAAATACGGTTATGTTCAACCAATTCGCTGATGACTCTGTTCTCGTCATCGATAAAATATTCACCGTTTGAGGTTGCGTAGCTCAGATCCTGACCGACGGCTTTCAGAAAGTCGTTATCATTTACGCTCATCGATCCTTCATGGAAAATTGAGCGGTAGGCCATAAAGTCCTGCATTACCAGACCATCGGACAGCAGCAGATACAAGGCGTCTAATCCGCCATTGCGCATATCGGTACACAAAGCATGGAGCTGCTGCTCAGAGACGAAGTCATGATCCTCCATCGCCTCAAGATACCCCTGCGCAATCTCTGCAAATTTCTCACGCCCGATTATTAGCGTAAGCTCTCGCAGCGAAAGAGTATTTTTTAATTTTATTGACTCTTTAATTTTCTTTATTTTTATTTGCAGTTCACTAAAAGCCGAGTTTTTATCTTTACCCATTTTTGTTTTTCGTTTCAGGTATTCTTCTTTTAGTTGTTCTCTTAATGCCCTATCAAAAAGTGAGAGTGAATTTCCCTGATGACTAACAAAGTAGCCTATATATAAATTTTCCTTTTGCGATAAAAATTCTAAAAAACCATTTTCATCATCAATTAAAGCCAAAGTTGTTAGGGGATAAAAATTACTGTATCCATTTCCGGTACCAAAATGAACGCCATCCCAGAGTATTTTCGGAATATATCGGCAAACTATTTCCTCTCTAACCCCCCTATGGTCATACATAGGCTCATGATTAAGATGTTCTATTTCGGCCTGTAAAACATCCAGTTTAGTTTCCAGAGAGTCGAAATGATTGCGGTGAAGTTTGCGGGTGCGATAGTCGCGAACAAATGAATATAAAACCCCGATTTTCTTATCGGTAAGAAAATAGTCTAAAGCATAAATGTTTTTATAAAAAACCAGCGATAACAGTTTGATTTTATCTTTGCCGTTATCAACTATGTTGCTGAACACATGGTACTCATTGACCAAATTCTGCAGGCTGCGCATATCATTTATATATGCCGAAATGCCTTTCAGATATTTATCGTTATGCGTGTCGAGCGACATTTTCCTCTTTAATAAGGTAAACGCGTTTCTGCTGTCCATAAATGGAATGACGGGAAGAATGAAATCAAAGAATTTAGTTCTGGCATCAGCGCCCAGGAACAGGTCGTCTCTTACCGCATAAACAAACCTGACCGGGTTGCCATCGACAATATTGTTATTAACTATTTTGTTAATTTCACGCAGCTTAACGAAAATCTCAGGCGTCCCTAGCCTATCAAGATCTTCAAAGATAACCACCTTATATTCCAGCTTGGTGAAAAAATAGACGATCTCGTCAAGGCAGTTGTTCAGTAAGGATGGCGTCTCTTGCTCGCTCGCCTCAACATCCCCGCTTAAGATGGCTATCTTGCTCAGCTTAAGTTTCTTATCAAAAATACCGATTCGAGATGCGCTGGCGGTTATAAAGTACAGCGCCGTAAAAGCCAACAAAACTAATATAATGCCTTTTAAAATATAGTGATCATTAAATACTTCAATCCAGGATGACGGGAGATGAAGAAACTCCGCGATGGTTTTAAAATAGAGAATAAATGCGGCAACCGCGATGGGCGCGACAACTTTAAGTAAGGCTCGATAGGTTCCCCTGACATAGTGGGAGCCCCTATCGATTATTCTGTCTATCCTTGAGTCGGGAAGCTTCTCTCTATTCTCTTTATAAAGAATCTGCTGCAGGATACTGAGTTCAACCTCCTGGTGAGTTGGGCTGACGGTTGTTTCATTTTCCGTCATATCGAATCCCGCAAGAGATACATTGATGTATTTATCATCACAGTGATATTTCATAAATGATGAAATAACCGTACTTTTCCCTGCGCCGTAGCTCCCTGTAATGGCAATGTTTCTCACGTCTTTCTGAGACAAGGCGTATTTCAGGGCAATGAAATACTCTCGCATACTGGCATCATTGATGGTTTTCGGCGCTAAAGTATCATAGCGGTCACCTGACTCCCCTTCAGTCAGACTCAGCTCCTGCTCTGCGCGTTGTACCTGATCTTTTACCTGGCGCTTAACCAGCCATGCCTCCGTCTTCCTGCACAGGTCTATTGCCCAGCTCAACATGCTCATTCAGCGGCTCCATTTTGCCAATACCCGATTACGATAAGCGGAAATTCCGAATGTGTTTGATGGCGTCCAGAATAATCCTGATGGTTATATCGTAGCGTTTCAACACGATGAAAACATATTCTTTTTTGAGTTACTCGTGCGGATTCAGATTTGGCTCGTATGAGAAGGCATCTTTGGGGATCATGACACGGGCTCAGCTCTGTGTACCAAGTAACACAGCATGGTGCGCTCCTAAGTCGAAGCTCTTGTATAGGTTGCTGGCAACATGCTGTAGCTTATCCATAATTTGATACTGTCCGGTCCAGCATTAATGCTCCGCTACATACGGTCAGGCTGCAACTGTTTGCATCCTGGAAAACGAGCTATGCACTCTAAGAGGTATCAGCAAGCATGACTTCCGCTTCACGCCCTGAGACATTCGACAAGCTTTTTTATGACTTCAGTAAGGGCGACTTTCGCGCTTCCAGTGCCAGCAAATATTTCGCTTCGTCGTACCGGGTTTTGGTCTTCCAGCAGCGGTAAATGATCCTTATCCATTTAAACGCCAGAGCCCGGAGCGCTGACTGATGAGATTTTCCTTTTTCTCGCTGCCCCTGATAATAAAGTCTGGCCCAGTATGATGAGTTAACCGTCTTGGCAGCCCATTCAACAAAGGTCTGCCTGACGAACTTGGCACATTGCCATCGCCAGTGAACCCAGGATTTCTGGCCACTTCGTTCTGTCACCGGTGCAATACCTGCGTAGTTTTGAATTTCTTCGGCGCTGTTAAACCGATCACGGTTATCACCAAGTGTAGCAAGCATTCGTGGGCCCATACACGGCCCCATGCCCGGAAGTGATTTGAACAGCCCCGCATCTGGCAATGTGTCAAACAGCGTTTCGATTCGTTCATCATAGGTTTTGATGATTTCACTCACGACTTTAATTTGTCTCGCCAGTGCTGTTGCCATCAAAGCATTAGCCTCTATAACACTCGGATCTGTCGTCAACGGGATGGAGTTATCAAT comes from Yersinia canariae and encodes:
- the mobC gene encoding MobC family replication-relaxation protein translates to MLIHNVAERNEATKRRVRALLYFLKEETFSDFQTLKRVVGYKGKHNHAMYKLLNKAVAMGFLNKHEYPVLTGRKSLWGITMQGLAMVVSANDKVFPAYFEPGKLKNSTLEHRLLNQRVRIALEEKGGTGWLNGDRGEFIARYPGIRHRPDGIITLSSGAIVAVETERSMKTRARYISIINSHLAASDAGRWHYAMYVMPDDKTKESLVRLFDSIRTVMRNSVPVSFDAKNREMFLFRTLDELENSVSDKQESPSSSVADDDGRERHA
- a CDS encoding DNA-methyltransferase, which translates into the protein MHDILTHGDCLDVLGDMPGNSVDSIVTDPPYGIKFMGKTWDYDVPSPAIWKECLRVLKPGGQLLSFAGSRTQHRMAARIEDAGFEIRDMIVFLYETSNAAQALIESLSPDQLKLLDAAFGRDGMLGWVYGSGFPKSHHALKPALEPITLARKPCKGSLASNVGVYGTGALNISECRIALAEGEPPYDYPNGPGGSEPNHMWRGRSKGDGSIARQGNPDGRWPANVIHDGSDAVLAMFPYTPQQVEINSASRFFYCAKASKKDRDEGNNHMCVKPSELMRYLCRLVTPPGGTVLDPFMGSGSTGKAAAMEGFSFVGIEREADYVEIARRRIAAARSTTTHSGDAGKHIDN
- a CDS encoding IS30 family transposase gives rise to the protein MKRRTRIYYTPEQKAIIWDRYKQGDSLHDIARMFDRYHSSIMPTIHQTGGYRPPVRKRHRLALTLDEREEISRGLVAKLSIRDIAAKLSRAPSTISREVRRHGGARQYRAAKADTAAWENALRPKPCKLIESPTLCKIIAEKMHQDWSPEQIAGWLKRCYPDNQEMHVSHETIYKTLFIQTRGALKKELQQCLRSGRAVRRSRTSSLKGKGLGKIPNAIPISERPPEAADRAIPGHWEGDLIQGSKNSYIVTLVERHSRFVMLTKIRDNKTITVISALIRQARELPVELYKTLTWDRGAEMTSHTRFTVATDIQIYFCDPQSPWQRGSNENTNRLLRQYFPKGTDLSVHSQQRLNSVARQLNERPRKTLDYESPAERFNKCVASIS
- a CDS encoding HEPN domain-containing protein gives rise to the protein MSYSKDISSRIFKSCTLNKTTVEKRIFSDDGFIGNVIIITDNESFEKGLDDLSKTNDGQFISKIYFRYYIERTLFDCSDHPDDDVDVRVKYFKNLISSLVKQREHRVVKQVFGGNIKNGSHPVNLGPFCFYEIPRHASHIKLPFSDTFFSKQQSTKTVVQLCVKSLDSYKASEIADTFFNTLELSFAFLLAKKGKEFSIGAFMYEFSPTEPSIIYTEGSIFGRAGNKREQDQIIDLSDLADYFPEKKESLMTNFFNVVLSPGTQLERKLSRAVEWIGEAYRDKNRSSALLKVVIALEALFKVNENSVITASIVASMAEQCAYISGESVDECLEIEDYVKELYGLRSKVVHAGSNNLGENELKKALTFSRSIIFKLIDLKINEKFESINELQPKIRESKYKSCPLWQTTN
- a CDS encoding DNA-binding protein, yielding MSMLSWAIDLCRKTEAWLVKRQVKDQVQRAEQELSLTEGESGDRYDTLAPKTINDASMREYFIALKYALSQKDVRNIAITGSYGAGKSTVISSFMKYHCDDKYINVSLAGFDMTENETTVSPTHQEVELSILQQILYKENREKLPDSRIDRIIDRGSHYVRGTYRALLKVVAPIAVAAFILYFKTIAEFLHLPSSWIEVFNDHYILKGIILVLLAFTALYFITASASRIGIFDKKLKLSKIAILSGDVEASEQETPSLLNNCLDEIVYFFTKLEYKVVIFEDLDRLGTPEIFVKLREINKIVNNNIVDGNPVRFVYAVRDDLFLGADARTKFFDFILPVIPFMDSRNAFTLLKRKMSLDTHNDKYLKGISAYINDMRSLQNLVNEYHVFSNIVDNGKDKIKLLSLVFYKNIYALDYFLTDKKIGVLYSFVRDYRTRKLHRNHFDSLETKLDVLQAEIEHLNHEPMYDHRGVREEIVCRYIPKILWDGVHFGTGNGYSNFYPLTTLALIDDENGFLEFLSQKENLYIGYFVSHQGNSLSLFDRALREQLKEEYLKRKTKMGKDKNSAFSELQIKIKKIKESIKLKNTLSLRELTLIIGREKFAEIAQGYLEAMEDHDFVSEQQLHALCTDMRNGGLDALYLLLSDGLVMQDFMAYRSIFHEGSMSVNDNDFLKAVGQDLSYATSNGEYFIDDENRVISELVEHNRIYADGALHHQLVTHLIDNADEHLAGMFASLFSQSDEHILAVFSELYTRFGKPETVDKLIVTALQKNGYLDRMVAVLAGQPDEKFTNDIAISVIACVSPEHALDKLQYRQLIHSLGCRIISQLTEENQEAFMRHVQQADACYDGLFEPITPTERNCLQFIAQNSLYQLTRHNVGIAVSCLIDNITPEEAERKPWTLAYEHKLGTVSDYFSQNIDIFVRDVFISSAEDADCIRYVLTHTSLSDDCKGDIVRKMSFSFADLCGISTKAEFTEDLLTLSYHDLFYRYDRVVPGWGALMDYICEGCNMAILTAYVTKHAATLGQSSPEVYDGDRYDLLYMKIICNDDLEEQAYQSLVTPLEINMWDIDERLSARHFCTLVAMQKLPLDADVYEKIAAQYADLDEKISDAFVYWFSQYKSEFLAQPEFYLRKEKDARFFTAMLTKVMVYARFTVQERADLVSQFIDYFIASDIADLNFPNDVLLRVFNSTSHAEFKVMLFTRFIVTGLNKHQLAELCHQLGEDELRHIFINRTQATISVVNRERVISILEHLQAVRIIRSFEEREDGKFAVVIAPDLEDDD